The following coding sequences lie in one Zingiber officinale cultivar Zhangliang chromosome 2B, Zo_v1.1, whole genome shotgun sequence genomic window:
- the LOC122049309 gene encoding uncharacterized protein At5g01610-like has protein sequence MAIALRFLSVATFLFLLISSAAASSEVHDLLEKFGLPKGLLPHLADDYSLADDGSFEVRLEHPCYVKFTDLVFYAETITGHISYGTISEIQGIQVKKLFAWLPITSIWAVDESKSIEFIVGFLSEKLPWELFENVPHCRNKGLQKASYRRNADLLSKELFGTAEV, from the exons ATGGCGATCGCCCTCCGCTTCCTCTCCGTCGCCACCTTCCTCTTCCTGCTGATCTCCTCGGCCGCTGCGTCCTCGGAAGTTCACGATCTCCTCGAGAAGTTCGGCCTCCCCAAGGGCCTCCTTCCCCATTTGGCCGATGACTACTCCCTCGCCGACGACGGCTCCTTCGAGGTCCGGCTCGAGCACCCATGCTATGTCAAGTTCACCGACCTCGTCTTCTACGCAGAGACTATTACCGGGCATATCTCGTACGGCACCATCTCCGAGATCCAAGGCATCCAGGTCAAGAAGCTCTTCGCCTGGTTACCCATTACCAGCATCTGGGCCGTCGACGAGTCGAAGTCCATCGAGTTCATCGTGGGCTTCCTCTCCGAGAAACTCCCGTGGGAGTTGTTCGAGAACGTCCCCCATTGCCGGAACAAGGGGTTGCAGAAGGCCTCCTACCGCCGCAACGCCGACCTCCTATCTAAAGAACTGTTTGGTACTGCTGAG GTTTAA